The following proteins are co-located in the Silene latifolia isolate original U9 population chromosome 1, ASM4854445v1, whole genome shotgun sequence genome:
- the LOC141642915 gene encoding protein FAR1-RELATED SEQUENCE 6-like produces MAGVLRRDIKNALHLKTPEKPQPSSTQLYNETRKIRQEIKGERNTAQQMLALPVEAKYVHWHEINSETKEISHIFMAHPDSMKLFRAYPYVVIMDSTYKTNMYKNPLIKMVGVTPTGWSFLIACSMIPTESEECYSWLLKKLADILDVMGASPYVFVTDQELSLINTLKEVFSRS; encoded by the coding sequence ATGGCCGGGGTTCTACGGAGGGATATTAAAAATGCTCTTCATTTGAAAACCCCAGAAAAACCTCAACCGTCAAGCACCCAGCTATATAatgaaacaaggaaaattaggCAAGAAATTAAAGGTGAAAGAAACACCGCTCAGCAAATGTTGGCTCTACCGGTAGAAGCGAAATACGTCCATTGGCACGAGATTAATTCCGAGACAAAAGAGATTAGTCATATTTTCATGGCGCATCCTGATTCCATGAAGTTGTTCCGGGCTTATCCTTACGTGGTTATCATGGATTCGACGTATAAAACCAACATGTACAAGAATCCACTCATTAAGATGGTTGGTGTCACACCCACCGGATGGTCCTTCTTAATTGCATGTTCGATGATTCCTACCGAGTCTGAGGAGTGTTACAGTTGGCTGTTGAAGAAGTTAGCTGACATTTTAGATGTCATGGGAGCGTCCCCTTATGTTTTTGTCACCGACCAGGAattgagtttgatcaacactCTTAAGGAAGTATTCTCCCGGAGTTGA